The nucleotide sequence ACCCGAAACGGAATGGCTTGCGCTCCGGCCAGCCCCATCGCCCCCCGGCTGAAGCGTTCAAAATGATGGTGCTGCTGTTGCGCTACATCGGTCACCGCAAAATGGCCCATGTAGACTTGATTGCCGCGCCAGCTGGAATCAGGGATTGGCGGAGTCGGCGCAAGCGCGATGCGAAACAGCGTGAGTTGATAGCCGAACGGCCGCCCGCTGGCGTCAGCCAGATTCCCGGTCGCGTACCACCACTCGGTCCGAAATTCAGGATGTGGTCCGTGATCGTCGGGAAAGTCGAACCGGCGAGGTTCATAAGCGCGCTGGTAGCCGGTGTCATCGGTTCCGCTCAAAGCGGAGCTCACCGCAATGCTTGCGATTGCGGGCGAACGAGGCCAGAACCAGTAGCCGGTCAGGCCGACGAGCGCCACCGCCACCAGCAAACCCGCTAACCACCGATAATAATAATTGAGCATTTATTCGGTCCGCAGCGCATCGGCGGGCCGAGCGCGAGCCATGCGCCAGATCGGATAAAGCCCGGCCAGTAACGCGGCGCCTATCGCCAATCCCACCGTTTCCAGCAACAGCCACGAGTCAACCTGAAAGGGCAGACTCCAGCCGAAGGCCCGGCGGTTGATGACGAAAATCAGCACGGCCGCCAACAGCAGCCCGACGGGCACCGCCAACAGGCCAGCGATCATGCCCATGAAACCGGTCTGCAAAGACACCAAGCCGCCGATCTCGCGCGCGGTCATCCCGGTGGCGCGCAGTACCGCGAATTCCCGCGCCCGCTCCAGTTGCAGGGCTGACAGCGCGCTCAATACCCCGACCACCGCGACCAGAATCGCCAGCAGGCGCAGCACGTTGGTGATGGTGAAGGTGCGGTCGAAGATTTCCAACGTCCGGTTTTGGATGTCGCGATTGGGGCGGATCATCAGCGGTTGCAGGCGGCCCAGCCGCTCCTGCAAGCGTTCGCGCAGCGTCGCCAGATTTTCACCTTCAACCGCGAACACCGCCGCCGAGGCTATCTCGGCATCGTGCCAGTAGCGCTGGTAGCTGGGGCGATGCAGCAGGATTCGGCCGTGCTCGGAGCCATAATCCAAGTACACTCCGGCGACGGCGAACTTCCGCTGACCCTCGGCCGTAGCCAAGGTCAGTGAATCGCCCACGCCAAGCCGCTGGCGATACGCGAGCGGCTCGCTGATCAGCACCGACTCGCCGGTCTGAAACGCACGCCATGCTTCAGCCGGATTGCCATCGATCAGGTGATAACCGGCTTGCGCGGCGGGCGCGAGTTCGACGGCGACCAACTGGATGGGACGCCCGCTGAGGTCGATGGTGACCCGGCGATAGGTGGAGACCGCCGCCACGCCGGGCGTGACGCGCAAGGCGGCCAGCGTCGCCGCTTGCAAGACCTCGGCGCTGTTGCCGCCCTCCGTAACGGGCGGGGCGACGTACAAGTCCGCGTTCAATAAATCCTTGATCCAGATCGCCACGCCGCCCCGAAAGCTGTCCACCATCACGCCCACGCCGACCGTGGTGGCGAAGGCCACCATCAAAGCCGCAACCGCAATACCGGTCCGGCTGAGGTGGCGGGTGACGTCGCGGTTCGCCATGCGGGCCACCAAGCCCAGGCGGGCTACCAGCGGCTGATTCAGTCGCACCAGGCCGACCACGGCCGGCGGGGTCAGCAGCGCGCCGCCGAAAATTATCAGGAACAAGCCGACGAAACCAGCCACCAGCGAATGCGACACGCTCACGACCGCGCCGCCGCTGGCCAGCAACAACAATCCGGTCATGGCCAGCCGAGGGAGCGCGGTTTGCCAGCGGTTTTCCAGATTGGCGCGGCTCAGCGCCGCGCCGGGTGGCGCATCCGCCGCTTCTCGCGCCGGCAACCAGGCCGCCGCCAGCGTCGCCAGCAGCCCCAGCGCCGCGCCTTTGGCGAGCGACCCAGGATCGATCGAAAACTCCCGAACGCTCAACACGTAATACAGATCGTTGATGGTGCGAGTGACCAGATGCACCAGTCCCGAACCGATCCATAACCCCAACAAGCCACCCAGCAGGACGCCCGCCACCCCGAGCAATAGCGCCTCACCCAGCACCCCGACGAAGAGCTCCCGGCGGCTGACGCCCAGCGCGCGCAGCATCCCCAGAAGGCTACGGCGCTGCACCACCGAAAACGACATGGCGTTGTAAATCAGAAACGTGCCCACCACCAACGCCAGCAGGCTCATCGCGGTCAGATTGAGCGAAAAAGCGGCACTGAGGTCGGCTGTGGCCTGATTGCGTCCTTCCGCCC is from Candidatus Competibacteraceae bacterium and encodes:
- a CDS encoding ABC transporter permease, which codes for MTPLLWRALFRHPLRHPWQLGLAVLGIALGVAVVLAVDLANASARRGFELAMNRITGRATHQISGDPRGVPEALYRELRVERGFRFAAPVVTGYLPRADRPGQLLQIFGIDPFAEAPFRSVAADVTGRDFNLRALLSDPDAALLPRASGEQVTLQRGEKRFILKRAGTLEGAELDGLIVTDISTAQGVLGLSGRLSHIDLILPSGAAGERAAAELRAWLPANLRLERAEGRNQATADLSAAFSLNLTAMSLLALVVGTFLIYNAMSFSVVQRRSLLGMLRALGVSRRELFVGVLGEALLLGVAGVLLGGLLGLWIGSGLVHLVTRTINDLYYVLSVREFSIDPGSLAKGAALGLLATLAAAWLPAREAADAPPGAALSRANLENRWQTALPRLAMTGLLLLASGGAVVSVSHSLVAGFVGLFLIIFGGALLTPPAVVGLVRLNQPLVARLGLVARMANRDVTRHLSRTGIAVAALMVAFATTVGVGVMVDSFRGGVAIWIKDLLNADLYVAPPVTEGGNSAEVLQAATLAALRVTPGVAAVSTYRRVTIDLSGRPIQLVAVELAPAAQAGYHLIDGNPAEAWRAFQTGESVLISEPLAYRQRLGVGDSLTLATAEGQRKFAVAGVYLDYGSEHGRILLHRPSYQRYWHDAEIASAAVFAVEGENLATLRERLQERLGRLQPLMIRPNRDIQNRTLEIFDRTFTITNVLRLLAILVAVVGVLSALSALQLERAREFAVLRATGMTAREIGGLVSLQTGFMGMIAGLLAVPVGLLLAAVLIFVINRRAFGWSLPFQVDSWLLLETVGLAIGAALLAGLYPIWRMARARPADALRTE